One region of Solanum pennellii chromosome 6, SPENNV200 genomic DNA includes:
- the LOC107023839 gene encoding N-alpha-acetyltransferase 50-like — protein sequence MGVGREVAISLDGVRDKNMMQLKKINTAIFPVRYNDKYYTDAIASGDFTRLAYYSDICVGSIACRIEKKESGAVRVYIMTLGVLAPYRGLGTGTKLLNHVLDLCAKQNVTDIYLHVHTINEEAINFYKKFGFEVTDKISNYYTNITPPDCFVLTKVITQTKKQTA from the exons ATGGGTGTTGGACGTGAAGTAGCTATTTCATTGGATGGAGTTAGGGACAAGAACATGATGCAACTCAAAAAAATCAACACCGCTATTTTCCCAGTACGCTACAACGATAAGTATTACACTGATGCCATTGCCTCTGGTGATTTCACCAGGCTAG CATATTACAGTGATATCTGTGTAGGTTCAATTGCATGTCGCATTGAGAAGAAGGAAAGTGGGGCTGTTCGTGTTTACATAATGACTCTGGGTGTTTTGGCTCCATATCGTGGGTTAGGGACTG GTACAAAGCTGTTGAATCATGTCCTTGATCTTTGTGCCAAGCAGAATGTTACCGATATTTATTTGCATGTGCACACAATTAATGAAGAAGCCATCAATTTCTATAAGAAATTTGGATTTGAGGTTACTGATAAAATCTCAAACTATTACACAAACATTACCCCACCAGACTGTTTCGTCCTGACCAAGGTCATCACTCAAACAAAGAAACAGACGGCCTGA
- the LOC107023415 gene encoding 3-ketoacyl-CoA synthase 11-like, protein MSESKPEAPVNNPPPSYSRNFPDFKQSVKLKYVKLGYHYLITHGMYLFLSPLVIVLAAQISTFSPSDLYVLWEQLRFNLISVIICSTLLVFLSTLYFLTRPRPVYLVNFSCYKPEDARICTRKIFMERSKLVGSFPDETLEFQRKILERSGLGESTYLPEAVLRVPPNPCMAEARKEAEMVMFGAIDELLAKTGIKPKDIGILVVNCSLFNPTPSLSAMIVNHYKLRGNIVSYNLGGMGCSAGLISIDLAKDLLQVHPNTYALVLSMENITLNWYFGTEKSMLLPNCLFRMGGAAVMLSNKGSERRRSKYQLVHTVRTHKGSDDKCFSCVYQMEDPNGKVGVSLSKDLMAVAGDALKTNITTLGPLVLPMSEQLLFFATLVGRKLLKMKIKPYIPDFRLAFEHFCIHAGGRAVLDEIEKNLQLTDWHMEPSRMTLYRFGNTSSSSLWYELAYSEAKGRIKRGDRTWQIAFGSGFKCNSAVWKALRSINPAKEKSPWMDEIDQFPVDVPRVAKI, encoded by the coding sequence ATGAGTGAATCAAAACCAGAAGCCCCAGTTAACAACCCCCCTCCTTCTTATTCCAGAAATTTTCCTGATTTCAAACAATCTGTGAAGCTGAAGTATGTGAAACTTGGTTATCATTACCTTATTACTCATGGAATGTACCTATTTTTATCCCCTCTAGTTATTGTCCTTGCTGCTCAAATCTCTACGTTTTCGCCGAGTGACCTATATGTTCTTTGGGAGCAGCTTAGGTTCAATCTCATATCTGTCATCATATGCTCTACCCTTTTGGTCTTCCTGTCTACCCTCTATTTCCTAACCCGTCCTCGCCCTGTATACCTTGTTAATTTCTCGTGCTATAAGCCTGAAGATGCTAGGATATGCACAAGGAAGATTTTCATGGAGAGGTCAAAGTTGGTTGGTTCATTCCCTGATGAAACTCTTGAGTTCCAGAGGAAAATTCTTGAGAGGTCTGGCCTTGGTGAATCAACTTATCTCCCTGAAGCTGTGCTGAGGGTACCGCCAAATCCTTGTATGGCAGAAGCACGGAAAGAAGCTGAGATGGTTATGTTTGGTGCCATTGATGAGCTCCTTGCTAAAACTGGTATTAAGCCAAAAGATATCGGAATTCTAGTAGTAAATTGCAGCTTGTTTAATCCAACACCCTCTTTGTCTGCAATGATTGTGAACCATTACAAGCTCCGTGGAAACATTGTGAGCTACAATCTAGGTGGAATGGGTTGCAGTGCTGGTTTGATCTCGATCGATCTTGCAAAAGATCTTCTTCAAGTACATCCCAATACCTATGCTTTGGTGCTCAGCATGGAAAACATCACCCTGAACTGGTATTTTGGGACTGAGAAATCCATGCTCCTTCCAAATTGCTTATTTCGGATGGGAGGTGCTGCTGTAATGCTCTCCAACAAAGGATCTGAGCGAAGAAGATCAAAGTACCAGTTGGTGCATACTGTCAGAACTCACAAAGGTTCCGATGACAAGTGTTTTTCTTGTGTTTACCAAATGGAAGATCCCAATGGAAAAGTTGGAGTATCGCTGTCAAAGGATTTAATGGCAGTAGCTGGCGATGCTCTAAAAACCAATATCACTACGTTGGGCCCTCTTGTGCTTCCCATGTCCGAGCAGTTGCTTTTCTTTGCAACGCTCGTGGGAAGAAAACTGTTGAAGATGAAGATTAAGCCTTATATCCCAGATTTTAGATTGGCGTTTGAGCATTTCTGCATTCACGCCGGTGGCAGAGCTGTGTTAGATGAAATAGAGAAAAACCTGCAACTCACTGACTGGCATATGGAGCCTTCAAGGATGACATTGTATCGATTTGGAAACACCTCAAGCAGCTCCCTTTGGTACGAATTGGCCTACTCGGAAGCTAAGGGAAGGATCAAGAGGGGAGACCGAACATGGCAAATAGCATTTGGTTCAGGGTTCAAATGTAACAGTGCAGTTTGGAAAGCTTTACGATCAATTAATCCAGCCAAGGAGAAGAGCCCGTGGATGGATGAGATTGACCAGTTCCCCGTGGATGTTCCAAGGGTTGCAAAAATCTAA